Genomic segment of Lysobacterales bacterium:
TCACCATCGCCTCCAGGTCCAACTGCCCGTCCTCGCATTGGTCCGCCTGCAGGTTCCATTCGGACAACACGTCGTTCATCACCCCAGCCGACGCGCATTGCGACGCCAACAGGGCAACGAGCGCCCACGACCGTTTCCCCACGCCATTCCGACCCGACATATCGCGCTCCCTTGTTTCGCCAGCCGTTCGACATCCCCCGCGCCATCGGTTCGATCACGCGACCGACAGCCTACTCGAATCGCGGCCGCCATCCGGAAGTGCGTTACTCGTGCCGACAATCGCCGCTAGAATGCGCCACGGCAGCGGTCCTCGGACATCATCCGACCGCCTGTCGCCAGTCCTTGAACAAAGCGCCCGTAGCTCAGTTGGATAGAGCACTGCCCTCCGAAGGCAGGGGTCGGGGGTTCGAATCCCTTCGGGCGCGCCAGCTATTGCAGCAGCTGGACTAGGGCGCGAAAGCCGTTGTAGAACGGCGCATGCGCTACTGGTGGGTCAACCAGAATCAGACGTACCGGCACGAAGTCGCTGGTGGATATCTCTGGTCACCACGAAGGAAGTCGAACGGCAATAGGAATCCATTTTACGACTTCATGCGCGAAGTCTCCCCAGGGGATGTGGTTTTTTCCTTTGCCGACACGTTGATCAAGGCAATCGGTATTGCCGGCTCTCATGCGTATGAAGCACCCAAGCCGCTGGAATTTGCTGGCGCTGGCGCCTACTGGGATTTGATTGGTTGGCGTGTCGACGTACATTTTCATCCATTGGCCGGCGCCATCAAGCCGTCGAGTCACATGGCTTCGCTTGTACCGCATCTTCAAAAGACCTATGCCCCGCTCAGATCAAACGGCGCCGGACTGCAAAGCGTTTACTTGACGTACGTCTCACCCTCCTTTGCCGCCGCGCTAGTAGATCTGGTCGGTCGCGAAGCGCGTGACATTGTCAGTGGGGTTCGGGTCTCAGATGCCAATCGAATTCAGCCGGCGATCGGACTCATCGAGTGGGAGGAGCATGTTCTTGCCGGGTTGCATGATGATCGCCGTTTGACTGATACCGAACGGTCGTCTGTGGTCATGGCAAGACGTGGTCAAGGATTGTTCAAGGACCGCGTCATGCAGATCGAGAAAGTGTGTCGAATTACCGGAGTGGACCAACAGCAGCACTTGCGAGCCAGTCACTGCAAGCCCTGGCGCGAATCCTCAAATGAGGAACGATTGGATGGTGAGAACGGTTTGCTGCTGAGTCCAAACGCGGATCATCTCTTTGATCGAGGTTTCATCGGCTTCGGAGACGACGGCGAGCTTCTGATTTCCCCTGTCGCTCATTGCGATTCTTTGAGAAAGCTGGGGATCGCGGTTGGCGAAAGAATCAACGTTGGGAGGTTCACGTCGGGGCAGCGGAGCTACCTAGATTTCCATCGCGAAAATGTCCTTCTCAAATCGCCATTCCCAATCCATGGGGTCGAACATTCATTGCCGTGACTGTCGGTGGACCGCTCCTCTCACGCAGCCTGCGCCAACCGATGCCGGTGCGTTGGCCGCTTGCGATCATCGAGGATGGCCTGCAATGCATCGAGCTCCTAGAACGCTTTGCGCGTCTCGATCAGGAACTGCATGCCTTTCAGGTCGCTCGGACCATCGAGCGGGAACGCGAGATCGACGTGAATCACGCTGCCGTTTCCGGAACGGCTGTTGCCGAGACGCAGTCCGACGCCGACGTCCTTGAGCAAGCCGAAGTTGGGTGTTCCCAGTGGATCGTGACCGAAGGTACGTCCGGCGTCGAAGAACGCGGCGCCGCCGACGCGGAACAGCCGGAACGGGTACCAGTCGGAGAAGAAGCGCTCCTCGACCGTGAAGCGGGCGCTGGCGTCGCCGGCCTGATAGCGCAGCGGATAGCCGCGCAGTCCGTTGTCGCCACCCAGCAGCAATTGCCGCTCGATGTCGGGCGCATGCGTATAGTTGGCGTCGAGACTCGCGAACAACAGCCATTGCTCGCCCTGCTGGTGGTAATAGCGTGCGCTTGAATCGAACCACAGCCCGCGCGCGCCGCGCTCGTCCCAGCGGCCATCGAGCGTCGACGAAAGCGTGAACATGGTCTGCGGCGACAACGTCATGCCGTGATCGAACGATGCCTGGTAGATCAGTGAATCGCGGTCTGCGCCGAGCCCCGCGCTGCTGTAGCCGAGTTTGGCGGCGAATCGTGTGCCGAGCAGGAAGTCTTCGGTGCGTCCGATCTGATCGTGATTGTGCAGCGAGCTGAATTCGTCCTGCACGATCTCGACGCCGATCCATGGATACGACAAGTCACGATTTTCAGGCAACGGTCCGTTCTCGACGGCGCCGGGAAGTGCGTCGAACTCGCGACGATCCAGGGCATAGCCGACCAGCCAACGGCGGACCCAGCCGTCACGCAGACCCGACGACCATCCACCAAAAAGATTCAGCGCATTGGACCGCTCGCGGAACTGCGAATCGATCTCGCCGAGCGCATAGAGCGGATCGACACGGTCCACTCGCTCGACGCTGCCGCCGATCGCGAATCGGGTATCCAGTGCATAGAACGGACGCTGGAGACTCAGGTGCTGCACGTCGCCATCGCTGTTGCTCTCGTAGTTGGCTGCCAGTTCGATCCGTTGCCCCAGCAGATGACGGTCGACGAAGTCGACGCCACGAACGTCCCGGTCGATGCCCGACTTGTGATGGACGCCGACCGACACCCCTTGTCCCAGGAGGTTCAGCTCCTCGAACTCGATCCCGTACGTGCTCCTCCCGCCCCGTCGGCTGAAGGAGAGTCCGGGATTGAGCGACCACACGTCGCGGGTCGTCACGCGTACGTCCACGCGACCATCGACATATCGAACGGGCACGATGTCGGCGTTGTAGAAGTAGCGATTCGCACGCAGGATGCGTGCGGATTCATCGATCAATTGTCTGGAGAACCGGTCATCCGACTTGAACAGCAGTTGTTGTTCGATCAGTTCCGGCCGGGTCTCGATATGCAGCCGGTTCGAGAGGCGAAACAGCGCGTGATTTTCGTGCTGGTCATGTTCATCGAACACATCCTGATTGTCGATTTCGATGGTGCCGAATCTGGCCCCGAGGCGTTCGAGTTCCGCGTCGGTCGGAAGCACGAAGCCTGCGTCGGAATTCGCCTGATCGACGGGCGTCGCGGCGGTCGCGACGCCGGCGACGCACATCAACACGGTGGCCACGCGCTGTGCCCAGCGATCCGCGCTCGAATGGTGATGCATGTCCTGGCCCCTTTCTTCGAATCACGGCGCTGCCGGATCGGTGCGTCGTGCGGCGTTCGCCTATCCGCTTGAAGTGTGCGCGGTTGCGCCGTAAGCGCGTCTGAGGCGAATCTCAGGAGAATGTTAATCAGTTGCCCGCCGAAGGATGGCAAGCGGTCGACGCGTCATCGCCATTGAATGGCCCGCCGTCGTTGCAGCCTTCACTGCCGGCCGCGCCGATCGAGGTCTCCGCTCAACTGCCGTTGGCAGGCAGCGCAAGTTCGGCGGCGGCGGGATGCAGGTCGGGCCGGCTCGGAAACGCATGGCGGACAATGCGCCACAGCACCTGGCTGAACTGCCGGGGCAGCGATCCGGTGTTGTAGTGCTGGCCGTAGCGCGCGCAGATGGCGCGGACCTCGACGGCCATCGCGGCATAGCGGTTGCCGGGCACGTCGGGGAACAGGTGATGTTCGATCTGGTGGCTCAGGTTGCCCGACAGCAGATCGAGCGCTCGGCCGCCCGACAGGTTGGAGGATCCGCGCAGCTGCCGCAGGTACCAGCGACCGCGCGATTCACCGGTCACCGAATCCCTCGAAAAAGTCTCGGCGTCGGCGGTGAAGTGGCCGCAGAAGATGATCATGTAGGTCCACAGGTTGCGCAGCACATTGGCGGCGATGCTGCCGAGCAGGACCGGAACGAAACCGGGACCGGCGAGTAGCGGGAAGACGAGGTAGTCGCGAACGATCTGGCGCGTCATTTTCCGGCCGACCGGTCGGAACTGCTCGCGCAGTACTGCGGTCTTCGTGCGTCCGGCGAGCCAGCGGCCGAGGCGCAGGTCCTGTACCGCGATGCCCCACTCGAACAGAAGCGCGAAGATCACCGCGACGGCCGGCTGCAGCAGGTAGCGCGGCTTCCAGCGTTGCTCCGGGAACAGGCGCAGCAGCCCGTAGCCGACGTCGTCGTCCATGCCGCGGACATTGGTCCAGGTGTGATGATGGAAGTTGTGCGTCTTGCGCCAGTTGTCGCTGGTACCGGCGATGTCCCATTCGTAGCGGTGGCCATCGAGGTGCGGATCGCGCATCCAGTCGTATTGGCCGTGCATCACGTTGTGGCCGAGTTCCATGTTCTCGAGGATCTTGGACAAGGTCAGCAACAACACGCCGAGCAAGCATCCGGGCACCAGTACCGCAGGCCACCAGAACGAAACGATCGCGCTCGCGATCAGCAGGACGCGACCGCCCAAGCCGCAATAGCGAATCGCGCGAATGACGGCGCGGATGTAGTCGGCGTCGGCCTGGCCGAGGGTGGCGACGGTGCGCGTGCGCAATGCATCGAGTTCGCGCGCGAAGTCGTCCAGTTCGGCATTCGACAGAACACGGTTGGCGGCGCGGGTCATGGACTCAGAGCTCCAGAACGAGATCGGTGACGGCCGCGCTGACGCACAGGCGCAGGGCGGAGACGGCGTCGCGGGTGGTCGTGCCGGTCAGCAGATCGAGTGAGCTGCCGGAACGTTTTTCACAGGCGCAGGTGTTGCAGATGCCGCGCCGGCACCCCGACGCCAGCGGCACGCCGAGCGCTTCCAATGCAGTCAGCAGCGGCGTGCCGCGCGGCACGACGAGCGTGCGTTGGCTGGACGCCATCGTCACTGCCACGTCGCCCTTGTCGTCGCTGTGGGCGGTGATCGGAGTAAAGCTTTCCGAAACGAACGCCGCGACGCGATGGGCGAGCAGGCTGCGTGCGTGATCGACGAACCCCTGCGGTCCGCAGGCCAGCACGGTGCTGTGCGCGAGGGTGTCGGTTTCGGTCGCGAAGGTGGCATCGTCGATGCGGCCTTGAGACTCGTCCTGGTGCACTGCGCGCGCCTGCGTCAGGTGGAAGCGGACCTGGAAGTGCGCGTGCCGACGGGTGAGTGCGCGCAGCTCGTCGACGAACGCCAGTTCGGCCGGGCGGCGAGCCCAGTAGTGCAGGCTCAACGGACGCGGCATGCCGTTGGCGGCGAGCGCGCGCACCGTCGCGATCATCGGCGTGATGCCGCTGCCTGCGGCCAGCAGGTGCAGCGGACCGGTGGCAGCGGCTTCCAGGCACATGTCGCCGAAAGCCGGACCAAGATCGAGCACGTCGCCGATCTTCGCCGACCGGCACAGGGCAGTGCTCAAACGACCGCCCTCGACCTGCTTGATCGTGATCGCGATGCAGCCCGGTCGTCCCGGCACGGCGCTCGGGCTGTAGCAGCGGGTGACGCGGCGGCCATCGACTTCGAACGAGACATTGATGTGCTGCCCGGGCGCGGCGCCGCGCCAGTGTCGATTCGGGCGGAGCACCAGGGTCACCATGCCCTCGGCCGCGGTCTCGCGTCCGACGATGACTGCCTTGGGAAGGCGCCAGGACCAGGCCGGCGCGATCCGCGCGCCCCAGAAATCCAGCGTGGCCGAGGGAATCAGGGCCTCGATCAGGCGTGCCAGCCGAGACGAAGGGCGAAGTTCGGAGGGGAGATGGGTGTGCTGCATTGCGGCAGTATACAGATACGCATACAGATGTCTATACACCTGTATATTTTCGACGGAGCGTATGATGCGGGCCACGCTCCGCCGCAAGAAATCCCCTCACGATGACGCCCGACACGCATTCCTCGGCCCAGCCCGCCGGTCGCCGAGCCGCCACTTCGCGCGATGAACTGCTCGCCGCGGCCCTGCGCCTGATCGGCCCGCATCGCAGCGTGTCGAGCCTGAGCCTGCGCGAAATCGCGCGCGAAGCAGGCATCGCGCCGAACAGCTTCTATCGCCACTTTCGCGACACCGACGAGCTTGCAGTCGCGCTGATCGATCTCGCCGGGCAGTCGCTGCGCAAGATCGTCGGTGCGGCCCGCCATCGCATCGCCACCGACGAAGGCATGATCCGCGGCTCGGTGCAGACCTTCATCGAACAGGTGCGCGCCGACGACGCCTTGCTGCACGTGTTGCTGCGCGAAGGCACCGTCGGCTCGGATGCCTTCAAGAAAGCCGTCGATCGCGAACTGAGTTATTTCGAAGACGAGTTGTGCGCCGACCTGGTGCGCATCGCCGCGCGAGAAAGCGCGACCTTCAGGCAACCGGCACTCGCGGCCAAGGCCATCACCCGCCTCGCCTTCGCGATGGGGGCATCGGCCATGGACCTGCCTGCGGATCGCGATGCCGAACTGATCGAGCAGCTGACGACGATGGTGCGCATGATCATCGTCGGTGCGCGTCAGGCCTGAGCGGGCGAACGCGGCGTCTGCGAAATGTCGCAGGCCTGAATCCGAGATCACCGGAGGTCGGCGTCACCGGGCCGGGCTAGCTTGTCCCCACGGCAACTGCGGGGGCAGGTCATGATGAGCGGCGAACAATTGTGTGCGACCTTGCGCTGGCTGGAGTCGGCACGCTGTGCGCTGGTGCGCTGCGAAGACGCACCGCACGATCGCGAGGCGATGGCATTGGCCATCGTGCTGCGCGCAGCGATCCATGCCAAGACCGAAGCCTTGCGCGCGCACGTGCGGTCAAGACTCGTGCAGCAGGCTCAGAACACCGGTTGACGCCGGTTCGGAAGCGGCGGTCGCGCGTACGGTGGTGGTCGCGACGGCGACAGTTGATGCTGCCGCGTCTGCACCAGGCGCGAGATCGCGAGGCACAGTCTCTCGTCGTCCCAGGGTTTGGGCATGATCTCGATCGGTCCGAGGCCGCGAACGGCTTCGATTCGCTCCAGTACCCGCGCGTGCCCGCTGAGCAGCAGGCGTGCCGCGTGCGAATGCAGGGCATCGAGCCGGCGCATGAATCCCACGCCGTGCAGCTTCGGCATCAGGTAATCGACGATGACGAGGTCGAACTCGACGGCCTGGACGCGCGCCAGCGCCTGCTCCGGATCGTCGTGGCATTCGACCTGAGCGTCGCCGCCGAGCGCCGACCGCGGCATGAAATGGATCAGGCGACCGAGCGCGCGCAGCACGCCGAGGTCGTCGTCCACGATGAGGATTCTGGGCATGGCGAACTCCGCTGTTTCACCGTCAGGTGGTCGACCGGCATGCTGCCGCGATCCCCGGTGTGCCGCCATTCGTAGAGTTGCGTATGTCCGATCCGGCGTCGCGGCGTACAATGACCGATGCGTGGGTGGCTCTCAGGGAGCAGCGGCATGCGGTTCGACCGCGACTGGAAGTCGATCGTCACACAGGGAATGCGTTCGCGCGCGCTGCGCATCGCGCTCGCTTATGCCGTGGTCGCGACCATCTGGATCCTGCTCTCGGATCGACTGATCGCACTGCTCTTCGACGATCCGCAGACGGTCTTGCGCGTCAGTACCTACAAGGGCGTGGGCTTCGTGCTGGTGACCGCGGCCCTGCTGCTCGGCTTGCTGCGCTTCACCTATGGCTCGCTCGAGCACAGCCATGCCGAGCAGGCGCGCACCGAATCCTGGCTGCGTGCCAGCGAGCGCCGCTATCACGAGGTGCTGGAAGGCATCCTGGAAGGTTGCCAGGTGCTGGATTTCCAGTGGCGCTATCTCTATCTGAATCCGGCGGTCGAGCGCCACAACCGGCGACCGAACAGCGAGTTGCTCGGGCGAGTCTTCACCGAGGCCTGGCCGGGCATCGAACAGACGCACCCGCATGCCCTGATGCGGCGCTGCATGGACGAGCGCGTTCCGTTTCACGAGGAAATTGCGTTCACCTTTCCCGACGGCAGCAGCGGCTGGTTCGACCTGCGCGGGTTCCCGGTGCCCGAAGGCATCGTCGTGCTGTCGATCGAGCTGACCGAGCAACGCCGAGCCGAGATCGCGTTGCGCAGCGTCAACGAGTCGCTGGAGCAGACCGTCGCGGCGCGCACCGAAGACCTGCGCGCCGCACTGCTGCGCGCCGAGAATGCCGACCGCGTCAAGTCCGCCTTCCTTGC
This window contains:
- a CDS encoding HNH endonuclease; protein product: MRYWWVNQNQTYRHEVAGGYLWSPRRKSNGNRNPFYDFMREVSPGDVVFSFADTLIKAIGIAGSHAYEAPKPLEFAGAGAYWDLIGWRVDVHFHPLAGAIKPSSHMASLVPHLQKTYAPLRSNGAGLQSVYLTYVSPSFAAALVDLVGREARDIVSGVRVSDANRIQPAIGLIEWEEHVLAGLHDDRRLTDTERSSVVMARRGQGLFKDRVMQIEKVCRITGVDQQQHLRASHCKPWRESSNEERLDGENGLLLSPNADHLFDRGFIGFGDDGELLISPVAHCDSLRKLGIAVGERINVGRFTSGQRSYLDFHRENVLLKSPFPIHGVEHSLP
- a CDS encoding acyl-CoA desaturase: MTRAANRVLSNAELDDFARELDALRTRTVATLGQADADYIRAVIRAIRYCGLGGRVLLIASAIVSFWWPAVLVPGCLLGVLLLTLSKILENMELGHNVMHGQYDWMRDPHLDGHRYEWDIAGTSDNWRKTHNFHHHTWTNVRGMDDDVGYGLLRLFPEQRWKPRYLLQPAVAVIFALLFEWGIAVQDLRLGRWLAGRTKTAVLREQFRPVGRKMTRQIVRDYLVFPLLAGPGFVPVLLGSIAANVLRNLWTYMIIFCGHFTADAETFSRDSVTGESRGRWYLRQLRGSSNLSGGRALDLLSGNLSHQIEHHLFPDVPGNRYAAMAVEVRAICARYGQHYNTGSLPRQFSQVLWRIVRHAFPSRPDLHPAAAELALPANGS
- a CDS encoding ferredoxin reductase — encoded protein: MQHTHLPSELRPSSRLARLIEALIPSATLDFWGARIAPAWSWRLPKAVIVGRETAAEGMVTLVLRPNRHWRGAAPGQHINVSFEVDGRRVTRCYSPSAVPGRPGCIAITIKQVEGGRLSTALCRSAKIGDVLDLGPAFGDMCLEAAATGPLHLLAAGSGITPMIATVRALAANGMPRPLSLHYWARRPAELAFVDELRALTRRHAHFQVRFHLTQARAVHQDESQGRIDDATFATETDTLAHSTVLACGPQGFVDHARSLLAHRVAAFVSESFTPITAHSDDKGDVAVTMASSQRTLVVPRGTPLLTALEALGVPLASGCRRGICNTCACEKRSGSSLDLLTGTTTRDAVSALRLCVSAAVTDLVLEL
- the fabR gene encoding HTH-type transcriptional repressor FabR, whose product is MTPDTHSSAQPAGRRAATSRDELLAAALRLIGPHRSVSSLSLREIAREAGIAPNSFYRHFRDTDELAVALIDLAGQSLRKIVGAARHRIATDEGMIRGSVQTFIEQVRADDALLHVLLREGTVGSDAFKKAVDRELSYFEDELCADLVRIAARESATFRQPALAAKAITRLAFAMGASAMDLPADRDAELIEQLTTMVRMIIVGARQA
- a CDS encoding response regulator; amino-acid sequence: MPRILIVDDDLGVLRALGRLIHFMPRSALGGDAQVECHDDPEQALARVQAVEFDLVIVDYLMPKLHGVGFMRRLDALHSHAARLLLSGHARVLERIEAVRGLGPIEIMPKPWDDERLCLAISRLVQTRQHQLSPSRPPPYARPPLPNRRQPVF
- a CDS encoding PAS domain-containing protein; translation: MRFDRDWKSIVTQGMRSRALRIALAYAVVATIWILLSDRLIALLFDDPQTVLRVSTYKGVGFVLVTAALLLGLLRFTYGSLEHSHAEQARTESWLRASERRYHEVLEGILEGCQVLDFQWRYLYLNPAVERHNRRPNSELLGRVFTEAWPGIEQTHPHALMRRCMDERVPFHEEIAFTFPDGSSGWFDLRGFPVPEGIVVLSIELTEQRRAEIALRSVNESLEQTVAARTEDLRAALLRAENADRVKSAFLATMSHELRTPLNSIIGFTALVSRGLAGPVNEEQSRQLGMVAGSARHLLDLINDVLDLSKIEAGQLTVRRESFDPGEVVARVIATLAPMAEKRGLALSLQCPPQLPTMTADRRRVEQILLNLVNNALKFTERGSVRVRVEALDREVVRPGTAALPALRFSIIDTGIGIPGEAVDSVFDPFHQIDSGLARHHEGSGLGLAICRRLASLMDGRIDLRSTEGVGSEFVLVLPQRGEYEP